Sequence from the Nitrosopumilus maritimus SCM1 genome:
CTAGTTTTGTATCAAATCTTTGTTCTAAAACAGGTAATGGGTTACACATTGTGATATAGCCATATGAAGTTGGTACAGGTTTCAAGATTAGTGAATGGGTATCGTTTTCAACACTGTATGTATCAATAGTTACAGTAGAATAGATGGAAAATTCCGCTGCAATGGATGCATTTATTGCTCTTCTTTTTAGGAAATTTTCATCATATGGGATATCGCATTGTTCGTTTTTTTCAACTAGAAGTCCAGTAGCAGGATCATCAATTACACAAACATCATTTTTTAGAATAGTTCCTGCCGGACAAGTGGGACTTGGAAACATGAATGATGAAGAAAATCCTGCAAACAATATAGCTGCAAGTATAATTCCACTAATTATTGTGATTTTAATTTTCATTTCTGTTTTCAATTAACTCCAACAATTCATCAGGAAGGCTGCCATGCTGTTTTTCATATTGTTTAATCATATCCTGAGTCTTTTGATCATCAAACTTTCCATGAACAATACTCCAAACAATGTTTCCCAAATCACCTTGCTTATTCATTTCTGCAAAAACTTCCAGTTGTTCTTCATGATTTTCTATATTCATCATATGTTCCATTTCAAATGCTCTACGTTCTTCAGTTAGTTTTTGGCCATATTCGTAAACAGATTGACGCCAAGGATCTAATTCTGCCTTACAAAAATGACTGTTTGAATAACTAGAAACTATATCATCATAGTTGAATGTGGCATATCGATAGTGGGTATTCTCATCAAAACAACTCAAGAAAAGCAATTCTTTATCGGTTCTCTCGTTGTTGCATGAATCAATATGAAAATAAGTTGATGCAGATTGGTTTTTGTCATTTTCTGCAATTAGTCCATAGTGAACATTAGACATGTAACTTCGTTCATCAAGTATTGATAATGTGAGGTTGTAGTGAGAGTATTTTTTTGCAAATCGTTCATAGTTTTCAGTTTGAGTGATTAATTGCATGTGAAGAGGTATCTGTTTCTCAAAATTGCATACTGAATCTGGATCTAAATCAAATTTTTCTACCCACGCCGAAGAATCACGAAATGGATACTGCCCCTCAATCAACTCTACGTTTGAAATTTCTAATTCTAGATAGTCATAAAAGATTTCTCTTAGGATTTCTTGCATCTGTTTTTTTGACTCTTCAAATTTTTGCATATCTTCCATTACATAGTATTTGTTTGATAATTGGTTGATTTGGTATAGTTCATCAGAATACTTTGCAAATGATACTGATTTTGGAGTTGCATCAGGGTTTGATATGATCAATCCCAATGAAATAGACACAAAAATTCCAACAACTACAATTATTCCAACTTCAAGTCTCATTTTAACATCAACTGTTTTCGCAAAAGAACGATAGGCAACATGGACAATAGTAAGACAAACATCATTACAGTTTGGAATTCAGGAACTGCTTTTGCAAATGTCATTATTTCAAAATTATTCTCTCTGAGATACACTAGTGATAAACCATCAGGACTAATCACAAAGGTATCAGGTCTGTCGTTGTTATATCCCAAAATTATTTCATGATATGAGCCATCTGTACTAATGATATGAAGTGTTCCTCCAGGAGCCCCACGTCCGCAAGAAGATACACCATAAACTATCATCTCACCATCAGGAGTCCATTTTGAAGGATGACCACATTTTACTTGACTATTTGGGATTTCTACTACATTACCTTCTGGAGTATAATATGCCAAAACTCTATCTGCCCATCCATAGCTAGATTCAATGGTCTTGTGGAATAGGATCTTTTTTCCATCAGGACTGATATCAAAATGATGTAATTCATCGCCAGAAATCAATTCATGTGCATTATCTACGCTGTTTTCTTCTCCATTTCCAATATCCAACAATATGGAGCCCTGTTCAGACGGATCATCATAATATGATTCTCTATCCAACGATATTACTATAGAGTATTTTTCAGGGTCTTCTTCATAATAGTGGTAATAATCAAAATTTACCCATTCAGAAAAATTCGTGAGTTTCAAAACATGTGATGTTTCAATATCATATTGGAACAAATTTCCCTCATTGGCTACAAAATGAATGTATTTTCCATCAGGAGAGAATTTTGCAGCACGAATCTTTTCATCAGTTTCCAAAAGCGTTGGAATATTCAAAGTTGTAATTTCATAATCATCAGTGGAAAGTATACCAAGATAGGGTGTGATGGAATCTTCAGTTTTTTGCAAGTAATATGAAAACAATATAGATTTGCCATCATTACTCCAATCCAAAAGATACATGCTTTGCATACGATTAGGTTTTGGGATTTTCTCTACTGTTCCTTGAAAAAGAGATTCTTTT
This genomic interval carries:
- a CDS encoding PEFG-CTERM sorting domain-containing protein, translating into MKTRFLIIITVFTLVLIPITTESFAEELWLDADFDIFNEQLQDDRKFRMGETVHVVGTSSFYNEETDEHFPASDTEFHVMIKNTQNDIIQESNYFSDSEGKIAFSFEILNDFSIGEYTIEMIVDKRKHLDLSFFVGHLVGDVVKIDEEFDLWMEDSEIVSSNTAHLNGILCSDFLKESNDNESIYLHPYDEEILEVESVEIRAFYTNPDGEEFMTSSNPEKKSCTNFTANLSAHVPGEWSVYVKAFWMENEILYESTSHSITYLVKESLFQGTVEKIPKPNRMQSMYLLDWSNDGKSILFSYYLQKTEDSITPYLGILSTDDYEITTLNIPTLLETDEKIRAAKFSPDGKYIHFVANEGNLFQYDIETSHVLKLTNFSEWVNFDYYHYYEEDPEKYSIVISLDRESYYDDPSEQGSILLDIGNGEENSVDNAHELISGDELHHFDISPDGKKILFHKTIESSYGWADRVLAYYTPEGNVVEIPNSQVKCGHPSKWTPDGEMIVYGVSSCGRGAPGGTLHIISTDGSYHEIILGYNNDRPDTFVISPDGLSLVYLRENNFEIMTFAKAVPEFQTVMMFVLLLSMLPIVLLRKQLMLK